ATTTCCATATACTAATGTGAGAGGAAGTCCACAAAACACTGCAAAGTGAAAAACATAAGTTGCATACATACAGCAtcccattttgttaaaaaaaacacgACATACAAGTGTGTGGGTATtcatacatgtacatgtgtatgagtatgtgtatattcatacatacatatatgtatatattcacatacatatatCTGTGCATAGAAAAAAGTCCAGGAAGACACATACCAAATTAAGTTATTTTTGGAGAATGGGTGTAGGGAGGGGAATAAAGAGAAATCTCACTTTTTACACACTTATGTTTTCTTCAACTTTGTCAACTAGCATTaattacttttgaatttttatcaccacataaaacattttaacaaaatagaTACTTTTGTAATaagaacaatgaacaaaatgacaatttctacattttaaataagaataattcCATACAGGAATGAGGTgactatttcatttaaaattttcaatttaggggtgcctggctgcttAGTCGGGTAGAGCATGCGACCCCTGTCTAGGTTGTAAAGCCCGGgttgttcaagccccacactgggtatagaaattacttaaaaataaaatctttaaaaaacaaatacataaaaaatttcaACTAGAAGACCTAGGATAAAATTAGGGCAACTGTAAATCAATTCAACACCGAGTTTCAATGTGGTACTACTCATGACTTGATACTACAGGATGTGGGCAAACAAACTCTAATCAGGGTAAGTGAAGGGTCATTCATTTCTGGGAGAGAAAACTACACTACAGCAAACCCCATCAAATGGGAAAAACTTTGCTTCCGCCTGTTTGGTAGCATCACCTCCAGGGTTTACTCAGTTCCTTAGGGCAAGAGttggaaatcataaaaaaatcgAGATTTAGGATACCTCAGAAACCATTCAGTCAAATGCCCTCagtttacagttgagaaaacaggTCCAGATGGGTGAAGCAATCTGCCTGTAGGTGCTATATAGCCAGCTAACTAGCATAGCTGGCTCCAGGACCCAGGTTTCTATTCCGGGCCTACTATTCCTTTTCTACTTCTCAGATCTTCCTGAGTCTCCTTCTGATGAcatattaggaaatattttaaagtcttatgcataacaaaataaaaagctctccATTGGCACAGATGATCAAAAGTTGACTGTATTTGGATAAAAAACATTATgggtaaaataacattttcctgaAAAGTAATGTATAAATTTCTGTGACTCTAAATGTATTTCACTGTTCACTTAAGAACTGTTTTATCTAATTTCTGATTGCTCTTCAATTGGCAGTACCTCTTAATCCTGTACATTCAGTTTCTCTGTATCAGGTAGTTGATGATCTATATACAAACACTTAAAACCACTGCAGGAAACACCTATTTAACAAAAACCTGCTGTGAATTAAAAAATCCTTTATTCCGTGTAATGTTAATAATTATCCAATTTGTTTTGTAAGGAATGAGCTTTCTGTTCTCAAaagcatagatagatagatagatagatagatagatagataggcaggcaagagaaaataaaaataagaacaattatttctttttgtaaaagcaaagcaaaacaaaagataagAGGAATGAAGGGTGGTGGATGGTCgggaagggagtggcagagaaccACAAGCTAAATTAGTCacaaagtatttatattttaaaagtaaacttgaATACTACGATGTATAAATGGACTAACAACCACCTAACCTTCAGGCTATAATTAAAGTGGTGTCCAGTTTTAGACTCTATGACTTAGGGACATATAAGGACCTTGGAGATATTTCagaataataaagttaaaagGGTAAAAAACGAGCCAAGTGAGGAAAAATTAGAACTGTTATTGTGTCTAAGAAGAGAAGACCAGAGGTGACTCAAAAGTCTTCAGGATATGAAGAAATATCCATTTCAGTGAGCAGTTGGTCTGCATTTCCACagtaaaaagtaattttacttaaattatgaCAGCATATATTTGAAGATAGAACTGTCTCAGCTAGGATGTCTCATCAAACAAAAACTCCAGCGCAGTTTGAAGGCCGCTCACCTCTTCCATCCTTTACCAGCTCAACTCCTCATGTCAAAGAATGGGTCAAAGGGTAGTAGATAAGTCATCTCCAGAATGTGAAGATTTAGACTTCTTTTGGGTCTAGCtactatgtttaaaatttttggttaGCCTCTGTCGCCCAGGTCCCAGTATAAGGTTGAGCTGCTTCAGTGCTatgaataaaaggaattaattGAATAAAAGGAATTAGTGATAAACATTTAGGTACATGCAGAAATGTGAATTCCTCATGAAAGAAACCTTCTCCTTGGTGTTGGTGGGTACGAGGGCTTGGATTTGGGGCTCTTTCAGGACCCAGGTTACTATGCTAACGTGACCCATTTGACTCCAAAGAGGGAATAAAGTCTACAAAGTGTACAAAATAAAGTctatgaagaaaagagaatgcaATCCTCTTTTATTTGTACCAcaaccaccccaccccatccagcTTTTAGCATAAGACTGGGCACACAGAAGGCTAAGAATTGgtacttgttaaatgaatgtcATTTGTCCAAAATTTTGAAACTTTACTCTATAGTTGCCTTTTCTAGTTATTCTCTAATTCATTCTCTAACACTGCTGTTTATGAAGGttgcatttctctaattattcttcttttcttttatctcacAGAAACTTCTATTCTTCCCTATCCCCTCAGATACCTTTAGTCATCTAATTCCCGAACTACCAAAACCTCTTAACTTCAATTCAGCCCCCACTCTTCTACTTACACCCAAGTACATTGTTATGTCACCTTAATTCGTGTTTTGACCACATCCCTTTCTATACCTTCTTTCCACGCTCAACTTCATGATTAAAACTTGCTTTGACTTCCCAAATGACAAGACACCTACCTCCTCTCATTCCAAACCTTTACTAAAAGCCACTTTGTGTAGGAAGCCATTTCAGAACACATCGGTCAGATGAAAATATCCACCCATCAAAAGTtctcagaggggcacctggctggctcagtttgttgagcgtccgactcttggtttcggctcaggtcatgatctcagtttcatgggttcgagccccacatcgggctcagcgctgacagtgtggagcctgcttgggattctctttctccccctgtctctgcccctccctaactcacactgtctctatctcaataaataaatttatatttataaataagtaaacctaaaaaaaatgttctcagagttaaaaaaaaaaaagttctcaaagtTCATTCACCTTTCTGCCTGCATCAAatctatttgaaagaaaaaagtctcaattgaggtaaaaaaaaactataaaagaaatagTGTTTGTAGGTGGTAGGTTGGATGATGAGCACTTGCACACACGTGTTTATGTACACATAtagcatatgcatatatatgtacacacacacacactataaataTATTCTGCCCAAATTAGTGGAAACCCACAAGGTTAAAAACCAAATCTACTAAATCTGAACCAAACCACAGGTATTGAGCCCTATGGCTACTTCCTGCAAGAAGACGTATTACCTCGGTGACAAAGTCAATTGGGAGTTGCAAGGATAGGTAAATATCCCTACAGGCAGCTAGGattctggttgttgtttttttaatttaaatgccaAACTTAACTTATCACCTCAGGATACTGACCATGTTGTATGATTTCTGCACAATACCAAGAATATCCTAGACACTAAAAAATACTACAACTTAAGCAGGAAAACAGAGGCTTGCTTCACAGTGGTTTAATATGAACAGAGTTGAATATGACATTGTCTGACAGAAGAATGAACAGTTTGCTGAATAAAAGCCCCGAGTCAGGATATATACACAGCAGAAATGGGGCCTCAGGCTTTCAGCACTTGTGCACaatgaaagaattcttaaaaaaaaagtcaataacaGAGGATACAAATCAAAAAGGCAGCAACAACACCAACATTTGGGAGGTGGGAAAGGGAGCACAGCCTCTCTCTAGGGGCTGCTCAGCCCCTGGTACAGGCTCAGCAGCTGGAGAGCTGATCTGTCTCAGGGAACTTCAACATTGAGAAGGACTCCAAATCCCATGTCAAAATCCAATCCTAAACTCTCTGATCAGGGTCTTGTCCAACTCCACAATCCTTTTCCCCAAGACCCCATACAGACAATTCCGATCCTTCCATGATAGAGAGTCTAAGCAAAGAGTCCCCATTTTTGACATGACACCAGTTAACTTGCTCCCATCCCACCACTGGAGAGAGATATCAGGCCCCAGCAAACAAACCACTATCCTCCAGACAGAAGCCCAGGAAAGCTGCTTCAGACTCTTAAGATTTGGGACATCCATACCCAGCTGCTATTTCTAGCTCAAATTCTGGGAAGACTACTGGAGTTCCATGGGAAACAGGTACAGGCAGTTCAGTAACCCTGTGaccaagctggggagggcagcgACAACTCTTGCCCCTGAGCCCCATTCAACAGCTCAAAGTGCTTAGGAGAAGTCAGAGACTGTGTGGTTTGTTCATGTGCTTCGGCCTTGTGGCAGCACTAAATgggatggcgggggtggggtggggaggaagaatggaaggaagagggTGGTGATGCCCTTCCCAACCACTGGGAGGTACCTAGAAAATGATCCACTCCCACCCTTTAGGGAGTTACCTGGCAGTGGTGAGTTGTCCCCACCCCTCAAGCCATCAAACCCACAAAGGTAACCTATAAAGTAGCAAgggcttgtggggggggggggtggaaactGCTGGCCTGTACTGACTCACCTGCTGATGAGCGAGAACAGGCAGCCAGAGTGGGGAGCCACAAAGGAGAGGGGCTAGACAACAAGAGTTCCCCTACTGCCCTATGGCTTTCTTCTGACTCTGAAGCAGCCATGATGAGGGGCCCAGAAAACCCACACACCTTGCTCCACACAACAGACTGCTTAGACTCAGGAGGATTTACTGCCATGAAAAGcaacaagggagagagaaaggaacaaaagaaaccGTTGAGAAAACTGGGAGCAGGCCTAGAGAAAACAAGAACTTCTGGGTCTCTACCAccttccccaaaagaaaaaagttcatgcAGGTAGGAAAGGCAGGGTTTTTCCCTGCTCAGCATTTCTGGTTAAACCTAAGAGTAAGAAAATCCCCTGGACTTGCAGCATCAGTATGTATCCGAGTGCCCTACCAGCAcaagacccccaccccccataagaTTAGCCTTCTGGCAAGGGTAAATGCCCAAGGAATTGCCTTCCAGTCCAatccccccacccgcaccccaaGCAAAGAGCATCTGCCTGTGGTCTCCCACCTCTTCTCAGAGAAGAGGATCCTAGCAGAGTGCCCACGGTGTAGTCAGGTACCAAGAAACACAATGCCAGACAGTCTATCAGGCCAGGGGATGGGCAGCCAACTTCAgatcaaagagacagagagagaggcttaGTGTAAAAATCAATGTCATTTCAGCAGGAAAGTAGAGGGCAAGTGGTGAGAGGGGCTCCTACTGGCGCACCTTCCCAGGGACGTAGTTCCTGTCAATTGCCTCCTCCTGCAGGAACATGTGTAGGCAGCGTTCATTCTGAGCCAGTGGGTGCCCAGCAATTCTATAAAGAGACCAAGATGGTTATCAGTAGTATCTGGGATCAGAGAGAATTCACAGAGCAATGGGGGTGTGGACAGGGGAGAAAGGGCAACATCAGCTCTTCCAGAGGTTCAAGTAAGTAGAGGACAGCAACGAGGCACCACTCCAACCCTGATGTTGTAGGAGAAGGGAGATAGACAGGTGAGGTAGGGAAAAATCCCCAAACACATCCAAGGCCTTTACAGGCCCTGAGGTACAGGATCAGAATTCTGCTCGAAGGAATGGAGTTTTACTGTCCAGTCAGCTCACCACACAACCGGCAACACATCTTATTACACATCACAAAAGAGGAGACAGACAAAACACAGAAAGACCATGATGGCAAAAGGAGCAAGAGGAGTCCCCAGGAACTTGGCTTACTTGTTAATAAACTGTTCGAGGCCCTGCCTCCTTTCTTCAATGAAGGACTCCTCAAATATCCCTTCATCTCCTCGAAAAGGGAGCTGACGCTTCAAGGCTTTCCCAGGCAGTGGTGGTACTACAATCTGCAGGCAGACACAAAATATCAGCCACATGGGAGAGGATGAAGAGGGAACGAGATGGTGAAGCACTGTATACCTCATTTCTTATTAGACTATTAGCCAGGGTCTATCTTATCCCACAGCTGGCAACTTGTAAGAACTGAGGCCATAAGAACAGTTAATGATGGCTTAGGTCAAAAAtgaatccaggggcacctgggtggctcagtcggttaagcatctgacttcagctcaggtcatgatctcaccgttctgagttcgagccccatgttgggctctgtgctgatagctcagagcctggagcctgttttggattctgtctctctctctctctccctctctctctctctctctctctttctctgcctctcccctgctcgtgctctgtatctatcttaaaaataaacaaacataaaaaaatccaagtgATTTTATGGAAGGACAGATTtaccacctcaaaaaaaaaaaaggaaataaactccAAATATTCCTCTTTCTTTAACAATCCACTAGTATCCAAGAATTTAGCTAGGTCTTTTCTGACACAATCTACACTTATATTTTTAGTACCTATATAAGTTAAGTTTTATGACTTTACTCACCACTGATTcaagtaatattttttcttttaaaatttgtcctGAACTTACCACTTTCAAGTTTCAAAGGGTATCACCCAGATCCAATGTGCTGGGATTTGATAGTGTTCAGCCTCTCCACTGCCTTTAAGATTTTATagaccacaggggcacctgggtggctcagtcggttaagaggccaactgtagctcaggtcatgatctcgcggtttgtgagtttgggccctgcatcgggctctgtgctgacagcttggagcctggagcctggagcctgctttggattctgtgtctccctctctctctgcccctcccctgctcttgctctctctctgtttctcacaaataaataaatgttaaaattttttttaggaaaccaatttgacaataaagttcatattaaaaggcgaaagatttagacgatctgaagagaaaccagagtatactaaatttcatattaaaaaaaatttttttaaatattttatagactAGAATCTTATTCCTTATGAGCCTATGTAGATCTCCTCCTCCAAAGATTCCACACAGGGAATGGGGTCATACCTTACTATCTCGCTCCAGCTCATTTTTAAGCCACTCAAAGTCACTATAGCGCCGCCGTACACAGGACTCCTTCAGCTTGAAGATAGGTAGGTTTGTctacagggaaggaaaaatgagagaagagagatggTAACTAACGTTCAGCCTGTAGTGACCACCTGTCAGAACCATTTAGGTCCCAATGAAGAAATAATTCCTGTGGACCATGCTCCTATAACTCCTTTAAAATACCACCAGGTAAATACCAATCCTTACCACATCCAGCCTTGTCACAGATGGTGACTAGAAGTCACTTGCTGCTTAGAATTTATCCTATAAATAGACTTGAAGttcgggcccctgggtggctcggtcggttgagcgtccaacttcggctcaggtcatgatctcacggtttgtgagtttgagccgcacgtcgggctctgtgctgatagctcagagcctggagcctgctttggattctgtgtctccctctctctctgcctctcccccacttgtgctctctctctctcaaaaataaataaaacgtaaaaacaaattttaaatagacTTGAAGTTGTatgcaaatatgtatatacaagGGTTTTCACTGTACTTTACttgtaataattatatatgttCATCAATAGacaattggttaaataaattatgctatGCCTATACAGTAGAATTACTATACAGCtatgaaaagaatgtgaaatatacATGTGCCagtatgaaaatatattaagcatCAAATCAAGTTACAGAACAGTACATACAGTTTACCcctatttggtttaaaaaaaggctatgtatatttacccaaagaaaatgaaaacactaattctaaaagatatatgaacccctttgtttattgtagcattatttacaacagccaagcaacccaatatggaagcaacccaagtgtccatcaaaagatgaatggatgtggggcacctgggtggctcagtcggttaagcgtctgactcttgatttcagctcaggtcgtgatctcatggtttatgggttcaagccctgtgttgggctctgtgctcacagcacagagcctgcttgggattctctgtatccctctctctctgctcctcccctgcttgctctctctctcaaaaataaataaataaacagaaaaaaagatgaggggtgcctgggtggctcagtcagtaagtgtcagactcttgatttcagctcaggtcacaatatctccgtttgtgagtttgaaacctgcgttgggctccacaatgacagtgtagagcctgcttgggattctctctgtctccctctctctgctcctcctccacttgtgcgtgctctctcaaaagaaataaactttaaaaagaaaatatgggggcgcctgggtagctcagtcagttaagcattggactcttggtttcagctggggtcatgatctcactattcgcagattcaagccctacactgtgctctgcactggcagcacggagcctgcttgggattccctctctctctctctctgcccatcccctgctcacacactctctctcaaaataagtaaataaactttaataaaataaaataaaaatatgaagggataaagatgtgctacacacacacacacacacacacacacacagtggaatattaccctgctagaaaaaaagatgagatcttgccatttgtgacaacatggatagacctagagggtattaggctaagtgaaatgagccagacagataaagataaatactatatgatttcacttatatgtataatctaaaaaacatgacaaataaacaaaagtagaAGCAGACccataaataaagagaataaactgttggttgccagaggggagggggctaggggtatgggcaaaatgggtgaacgGGAATGGAGATATAGaattccagttatggaatgagtaaggcATAGGAATAAGAACACAggaaatatagttttatatatatacatatatatatatatacacacacacacacacacacacacacacatatacatatatatacacacacacacacagtatacataccacatatacttgtggtaagcatagtgtaatgtataaacttgtcaaatcactacgttgaacacctgaaactaatgtaccatgtgtgtcaagtatacttcaatttaaaaagggatatgtatacgtgtatatatttgtatttatgaataaaatatttattcataacaGTGACTGGTTTTGGAGTATAAGACTAAACAACTGGAATGGGTGGGAGGGTCACATTTTTCACTGAACAATTTGAATTTGTCATATGCATGTATTACATTTTCAAttgaaaagttttttaatgtttatttattttgagagagagtgcacgtgagcgggggaagggcagagagagggggtgagagagaatcccaagcaggctccatgctgtcagcgcagagccctacatggggctcaaactcatgaactgtgagtgagatcatgacctgagctaaaatcaagagtcaaacacctaaccaactgagtcacccaggtgtccccaaaagtGAATTTAAGTTCCCtgtaaaagaataagagaaaagcaCCTCCAAGGTATGATTTCCTCAAATCATACCCATTCCTCAAATTTCCTCAAATTGTCCCCATTCTACAAGTCCGAGCTCAAGTCCCATTTCATCCAGGAAATCTTCCTGAACACACCAGCTTAATTTACTGGTCTCCTTCTCCTCTGAACTCCTATGACATTTATACTTTAGTAGTGTCTGACACACTATTGTTTTATGCATCATGTTAGTCTTGCTACTTAACTAAACTATAATTTCATTGAAATCAGAAGCTGTCACTACTTCTGCATCTCCCTAAATGCAGACTATGCAAGTTACTCAGTAAATACTCAACTGATTAATAGAAGCCCTAGGTATGTTTACCTTCTCCCTGTCTAGAAAGTACTGCAGAAATAGCAATTACATTAAGTTGGGTTACCATATCTTGCTCCCTCATATAGATCAGCTTATTCCCACATCTTAATCATTGATAATTTTCCCAAGGCTCTAATGGCAACATGAActaccaacaaacaaaaagccctgaTCCTCACTCCTGTCTACAAGTTCTAAATAGAAATGGCTAACCACATGTATTAAAGTTGACTGTATTTTCCACCAGCCAACTCGTATCAGCAGATGGAAATAAAAGGAACTAGTTTCTCTCCTGAACTATGACCTGAGCCTCCACAACTGCCTCAGGGCAGGAAAAGAACATCTCCCAGTTATGCTAGAGCTTCACACAGTCCTCACTACATCATGCTTTGTAGTCCTCATGTCTGGAAACTGTCTTTCCAGGATCCAGTTCTAGGTATAGGTCATCAAAACCTAAATAACTAGCCAACTTACACTAGTTACAACTCCACCTATGATCAAGGTCCAAGGAATGTCAATGAGTTGAAGAAGAGTGAGATACAGGTAAAGCAATGTTTTATTACAACCTATTCTTTaggagaataaatgaaaaaactggaaacaatggtTTCTTTGGAAAAGGGAACCTCTAGAGGGCAGAGGATGGAAGACTTAGTTTTTACAGTacatcttttttgtatcttttgaattttgtaccaTGTGcatattttaaccatttaaaagaaaacattataaagaaaatactcAGAACCCTGCAAGAAATCTGTATGAGTATCAAAtaatcacattgtacaccttaaacttacacaatattatatgtcaataacATCTCAAcaaagatggggagaaaaataatactgcaagaaaaaaagaagtgctttGGTATCATGTAATTCTAGGTTTCCACCAGAATTCATTACAAATACTGTGATCCCCAAAGAGTAGAACCTTAACAAGTAGGCTTTTACAGAAGCTAAcagaacaaagggggaaaaatgctgAGTAGCTGCTTCCAAGGCATAGTGAAACCATCCACTGCCATTTTGTGGACTTCTTCCTTTGACTCACAAAACTCCTATTCTTCCCCTACCCCCACAGGATGGTGACAATAATGACCTCTCATCTTCACACCTAGCCATGTAAGGAAGGGGCCACTATGTACTAAGATAGTCTCCCAGCTCCAACCTACAAATCATTTGAGGAAGACAGGATTGTGTAGTACAGGATATACAGAGTCGTTGGCTCTGATCAACACAAAGTCAAgggaaaggagagacaaaaacaaaattcaagtcCACAGGACAACTGACATTTGAAAAGTTCCATACACATTATGTGAAGTCACCAGGATACCTCTCCAGATTCCTAATTTCTtggaagggtgggaggggggaattcTTTCCTGAGCAAAATAAGAGAACACCTTTAGAAATATTTAGTTATTATATAAAGAAGAAAGTCAGTGCCATCTGCTTCTACCATACACAATGTTTAATTCCCAAAGCCCAGTCTCTTGAGTCTCATACTCCCTAAAATGCCTACCATGATCAATCACCTAATATAGCAACTAAAAACTAAATGAATTTACCAACTTCTCCCCTacacagaattaaattaaaatattaagtctAGATAGCCatacaaattaatataaacaatacaaattaaaattcacACAACTAGGAACTGCCATCAAACCTATCATTACCGTACAATTAGAAATTGTGAAAAGGATAGATGGAAAGCTTGGTGGGTAAAAAAATATTGTGCACTAAAGTTTTGCAACTAAGCATTGCCAAAGAGACTGAAGTGTAATGCAAAGAGTAtgatgggctttggagtcagtcAGATCCGGGTTCAAATATCAGccctgtcacttactagctatgtgtacttgggcaagttacttaaactgcATTCCTCCTcagtttcctatctgtaaaatgtcatttttgtaaGGATTTAGAAACTGAACCCTAGttcggtgcctggcacatagtaggcactggATGAACAGTCTCTGTTGTTATTAGAATGCCTTAAGAAGAGAGCTGTTTCATTCATAATCCCTAAGGCTCTTGGGTAATGGATGGAGATGTTGTCTCCAAAACCCCACAGCAGAGAATCCTCACACTGAACAAGTTATGCCCAAGCTTCCTCAGGTAATTAAGTTCTCTATCACTAACAGTTCCAGACTTTTGATCATATTTTGAGGGATCTAACTTCCATTCTTCTCCAAAGAGTTGATTTCAGGTAGTTCTTATATAGATGAGTTTTTCTCAATTTTTGCTTcgattttctttcttcagtttggACTTTGTGAAACTTGGAATTTGGACACCATTTCTCAATTAAATTTCAAAGCCCATGTAGGAGACACACTCTCTCATTCAATTCATTCAGTCAAAAATGAAAGCACATACACTCTTTTATAGGTCTTCAAATGCTGTTTGAGCAGCATGCTGTCCATAGAGAATATTCTGGCCCTCtagtctgagaaaaaaaaaaacataaggaaaattagaaaatgggccTCTAACTTTTCTTCCTGTAACCACTTCAACTGGGCTAAAGAACGTGCAAACCACTACTTTATCTGCACATTCCATCCTTGTAATG
This region of Felis catus isolate Fca126 chromosome X, F.catus_Fca126_mat1.0, whole genome shotgun sequence genomic DNA includes:
- the SNX12 gene encoding sorting nexin-12, with protein sequence MSDTAVADTRRLNSKPQDLTDAYGPPSNFLEIDIFNPQTVGVGRARFTTYEVRMRTNLPIFKLKESCVRRRYSDFEWLKNELERDSKIVVPPLPGKALKRQLPFRGDEGIFEESFIEERRQGLEQFINKIAGHPLAQNERCLHMFLQEEAIDRNYVPGKVRQ